A DNA window from Rossellomorea marisflavi contains the following coding sequences:
- a CDS encoding SDR family oxidoreductase, with the protein MSELDKQTFLSNGVTPQTQSKQPGVEKEMDPTPIYELESHVGSGKLKGKVALITGGDSGIGKAVAIGYAKEGADIAISYLDEHEDAEQTKKRIEEEGVKCTLHPGDVADEEFCFSVVEDVIKEHGKLNILVNNAARQEVKNSVTEISAAQLKHTFDVNFFSMVYFTKAAIPHLTAGDSLIYTSSINPYTGNKALIDYTSTKGAIVAFARSVAQELAEKAIRVNGVAPGPIWTPLIPATMTTELQESFGVSTPLGRPGQPADLVEPYILLASEGSAYMTGQFIHVNGGAYMSS; encoded by the coding sequence ATGAGCGAACTGGACAAACAAACCTTTTTATCAAACGGAGTCACTCCCCAGACACAATCCAAACAGCCTGGAGTCGAAAAAGAGATGGATCCGACACCGATCTATGAACTGGAAAGCCATGTGGGTTCAGGAAAGCTGAAAGGCAAGGTGGCCCTCATCACAGGTGGCGACAGCGGAATCGGGAAAGCCGTGGCGATCGGCTATGCGAAAGAAGGCGCGGATATCGCCATTTCATACTTAGATGAACATGAGGATGCCGAACAGACGAAGAAACGCATCGAAGAAGAAGGCGTCAAATGCACCCTTCACCCCGGGGATGTAGCGGATGAAGAATTCTGCTTCAGTGTTGTTGAAGACGTCATCAAAGAGCACGGGAAATTAAATATCCTCGTGAACAACGCCGCACGTCAGGAAGTGAAGAACAGCGTCACGGAAATCAGCGCAGCGCAGTTGAAGCATACGTTTGACGTGAACTTCTTCTCCATGGTGTACTTCACGAAAGCAGCCATCCCTCATCTGACTGCAGGTGACAGCCTGATCTACACCTCTTCCATCAATCCCTACACAGGAAACAAAGCACTGATTGATTACACGTCTACCAAAGGCGCAATCGTGGCATTCGCCCGTTCCGTTGCACAAGAACTCGCTGAAAAAGCCATCCGTGTGAACGGAGTTGCACCAGGCCCGATCTGGACGCCGCTTATCCCGGCAACCATGACCACCGAACTACAGGAATCCTTTGGCGTATCCACTCCACTCGGCCGTCCGGGACAGCCCGCAGACCTTGTAGAGCCATACATCCTGCTCGCTTCAGAAGGATCCGCCTATATGACCGGCCAGTTCATCCACGTGAACGGTGGAGCGTACATGTCCTCTTAA
- a CDS encoding polysaccharide deacetylase family protein: protein MVYIIASIFFLLVLYTVIPYGLSRGLGWKVMKRAESPTDIAFTFDDGPDPTYTPVLLDVLKENGVKATFFVVGNKAEKNPDIIRRMHREGHLLGIHNYEHKSNWLMSPWKVKEGIEKTAAIIEEITGERTVYYRPPWGILNLIDFIKDSRYRIILWSISAEDWKTTGGSDKIRSALSGIKGGDVVLLHDCGDTPGADIEAPAITIDALKDVLPAVKAKGYTCVRVDEMQ from the coding sequence ATGGTGTATATCATAGCAAGTATCTTCTTCCTCCTGGTCCTGTACACCGTCATTCCATACGGATTGTCACGTGGACTCGGGTGGAAGGTGATGAAAAGGGCGGAGAGTCCGACGGACATTGCCTTCACCTTCGATGATGGACCTGATCCCACCTATACGCCGGTACTGCTGGATGTTCTGAAAGAGAACGGGGTGAAAGCCACATTCTTCGTGGTCGGAAACAAAGCTGAGAAGAATCCTGACATCATCAGGCGTATGCACCGGGAAGGCCATCTCCTCGGCATCCACAATTATGAGCACAAGTCCAATTGGCTCATGAGTCCTTGGAAGGTGAAGGAAGGAATCGAGAAAACGGCGGCGATCATCGAAGAGATTACGGGTGAACGAACCGTCTATTACCGGCCGCCCTGGGGAATCTTGAACCTGATCGATTTTATCAAGGATAGCCGTTACCGCATCATCCTCTGGTCGATTTCGGCAGAAGACTGGAAAACGACTGGCGGTAGTGACAAGATCCGAAGTGCCTTGTCCGGAATCAAAGGGGGAGACGTTGTCCTGCTCCATGATTGTGGAGATACACCGGGAGCGGATATAGAGGCGCCGGCCATCACGATCGATGCGCTGAAGGATGTGCTTCCTGCAGTCAAGGCGAAAGGATACACATGCGTGCGCGTGGATGAGATGCAGTAG
- a CDS encoding MGDG synthase family glycosyltransferase, which produces MKKILFLPFLQMRSGHHQVAEALMDCIKETRADIEMKKVDLLSYSNPHIEKLVTKSYLNWIRYAPATYNLAYKTLFNKETEKSRSFKVRHYFFLKKMEQLLVEEEPDLIVCTHGFPSYLLSELKRQGKCEAPVMNAYTDFFVNSVWGREEIEYHLLPTPELKREYGERYRIAEQRMMVTGIPVHHQITGTTGSKSAGARPKVLMAGGNSGLGCMMKQLEAFKKSSPFDLYVLCGNNHALYEELQSWNADHINPLPYLSSREEMNELYDEVDAIVTKPGGVTISEALHKKLPIFVQSVLPGQEEINMRYLTEKGLVFKLNQDHSLEQELLGILMNRETMDQWKTSIQLYQNGIETEGPKKVAEFMNSIIEGTVHMPPSYEEQAGVYGLARA; this is translated from the coding sequence ATGAAAAAGATTCTATTCTTACCGTTCTTGCAAATGCGGTCCGGGCATCATCAAGTGGCCGAAGCACTCATGGATTGCATCAAGGAAACACGGGCTGATATAGAAATGAAAAAGGTGGATCTGCTGAGCTATAGCAATCCACATATTGAAAAGCTGGTGACGAAAAGCTATCTGAATTGGATCCGTTATGCGCCAGCCACCTATAATCTTGCGTATAAAACCCTTTTTAATAAAGAAACAGAAAAGAGCCGATCATTCAAGGTCCGTCACTACTTCTTTCTGAAGAAGATGGAGCAGCTTCTAGTAGAAGAAGAGCCGGACTTGATCGTCTGCACCCACGGATTCCCTTCCTACCTTCTCAGCGAGCTGAAGAGGCAGGGGAAATGTGAAGCGCCGGTGATGAATGCCTACACGGACTTCTTCGTCAACAGCGTGTGGGGTCGGGAGGAAATCGAGTATCACCTTCTTCCGACTCCGGAATTGAAGCGCGAATACGGTGAACGCTATCGTATCGCAGAGCAGCGGATGATGGTGACAGGGATTCCTGTGCACCATCAGATCACAGGCACCACCGGCTCCAAGTCAGCGGGCGCACGCCCAAAAGTCTTAATGGCCGGAGGGAACAGCGGGCTGGGTTGTATGATGAAACAGCTTGAGGCCTTCAAAAAGAGTTCGCCGTTCGATCTCTACGTTCTCTGTGGGAACAACCATGCCCTATATGAAGAGCTGCAATCATGGAACGCGGATCACATCAACCCTCTTCCGTATCTTTCCTCCAGGGAGGAGATGAACGAGCTCTACGATGAGGTGGATGCGATCGTCACGAAGCCGGGGGGTGTCACGATCAGTGAAGCCCTGCATAAAAAGCTGCCGATCTTTGTTCAATCGGTTTTGCCCGGACAAGAGGAGATCAATATGCGGTACCTGACGGAAAAAGGCTTGGTGTTCAAACTCAATCAGGATCACTCCCTTGAACAAGAACTCCTTGGCATCTTGATGAACCGCGAGACCATGGATCAATGGAAGACATCCATTCAGCTTTACCAAAACGGCATTGAAACCGAAGGGCCGAAAAAGGTTGCTGAATTCATGAACAGCATCATCGAAGGGACTGTCCACATGCCTCCAAGCTATGAAGAACAGGCTGGCGTGTACGGACTTGCAAGAGCCTGA
- a CDS encoding TetR/AcrR family transcriptional regulator — translation MKNDRRQIRTKQLIRDALLTLIPEKRLSKITVKDLTERADINRGTFYLHYKDVADLTDQLKEEIFAELPLLTSRIDPTDIRIAAKQNKPYEPIQALLEYLLSHSDFLRVMLLPEGDLHLAMQLKDFMKENMLKKFEQYLGPETDSPTVPADYFMAYITSANIGLLTHWMTSGNDLPVEDIALMMTKIMSQGPLEAMMGGGQ, via the coding sequence ATGAAAAATGATCGCAGGCAGATCCGCACCAAGCAGTTGATCCGGGACGCCCTTCTCACCCTTATCCCGGAAAAAAGACTCTCCAAGATCACTGTCAAAGACCTGACCGAACGGGCCGACATCAACCGGGGAACGTTCTATCTTCACTATAAGGATGTCGCAGACCTCACCGATCAGTTGAAAGAAGAAATTTTTGCAGAACTTCCCCTCCTCACATCGAGGATTGATCCAACAGACATCCGAATCGCAGCTAAACAGAACAAACCTTACGAGCCGATCCAAGCGTTATTGGAATACCTCTTATCCCATAGCGACTTCCTCCGGGTCATGTTGCTGCCTGAAGGAGACCTTCATCTTGCCATGCAGCTAAAGGACTTCATGAAAGAAAACATGCTGAAAAAGTTTGAGCAGTACCTCGGACCCGAAACCGACTCACCCACCGTGCCCGCCGATTATTTCATGGCGTACATCACTTCGGCCAACATCGGTCTCCTGACGCACTGGATGACAAGTGGAAATGATCTTCCTGTCGAAGATATCGCCCTGATGATGACAAAGATCATGAGTCAGGGGCCTCTGGAGGCGATGATGGGTGGAGGGCAATGA
- a CDS encoding DedA family protein — translation MNIDTLLHYLDLYGYAIIFLFLFLGIVGIPAPEESLLFLIGVLIFQHSLSFVPATLSAFFGAFIGMLSAYVVGRYIGSPFIRKYGKYVGITEERWEKVQEKYMKNVRRTILLGYYMPGIRQISPYFAGINRIGFGSFFFLSLVGALIWTLPFILAGLFVGSKVDINPAYVPYLGLVFLAIFFLFVLINYVKKKKAKRMNSPQE, via the coding sequence ATGAATATCGATACGCTTTTACACTACTTGGATCTATACGGATATGCCATCATCTTTCTTTTCTTATTCCTGGGGATCGTCGGGATCCCTGCTCCGGAAGAATCGCTGCTTTTCTTGATCGGCGTACTGATCTTCCAGCACAGTCTTTCTTTCGTTCCCGCCACGCTATCAGCCTTCTTCGGTGCCTTCATCGGGATGCTCTCCGCGTATGTGGTGGGAAGATACATCGGAAGCCCGTTCATACGGAAGTACGGGAAGTATGTGGGCATCACCGAAGAGAGGTGGGAGAAGGTGCAGGAGAAATATATGAAGAATGTGCGGCGGACGATCCTCCTCGGCTATTACATGCCGGGCATCCGGCAGATCAGCCCCTATTTTGCCGGGATCAACCGCATCGGATTCGGAAGCTTCTTCTTCTTGTCCCTGGTAGGGGCGTTGATCTGGACGCTCCCGTTCATCCTCGCCGGTCTTTTTGTCGGCAGCAAGGTGGATATCAATCCTGCGTATGTTCCGTACCTCGGCCTTGTGTTCCTGGCTATTTTCTTCCTGTTCGTCCTGATCAATTATGTGAAAAAGAAAAAAGCGAAACGAATGAACAGCCCTCAGGAATGA
- a CDS encoding YhgE/Pip domain-containing protein — MKFFKNKIVWASPVIAFVIIFIFSLTAVPTVQPTPKDLPIAVVNADEGFKAPDQEKMNTGEKVLENIREKSGTSVKWVQVASVEEMKKGMDGQDYYAGLVIPKDFSAKQASLQTTEPEAAQMEVVVNQGMNTAASTMAGQMLNGVVDQLNQSIRTQVMDGMVNQGATSLSMEQAEVLANPIEKKVTNVHIPGENSANGNSPVSLFQPLWMASLGTAALIFFLVRKQTVSSRKQSLLVKVGQAAIGMVIALAVGFGLSWVASDIVGIHIPAYLDTAIFLSITSYSFYLMISAVLAILGSKGLPVFGLMLFFGLPLLTLAPEMLPTFYQDWIYPWLPMRFMVEGLREMFFFDHGLVWNGPLESMTAIGVVSLIVLLLSAFKPLGVEMDVSEKEIASELNH; from the coding sequence ATGAAATTTTTCAAAAACAAAATTGTATGGGCATCGCCCGTGATCGCATTTGTGATTATCTTCATCTTTTCCCTTACAGCGGTACCGACCGTGCAACCTACACCGAAGGATCTGCCCATTGCCGTAGTCAATGCAGATGAAGGATTTAAGGCCCCGGATCAGGAAAAGATGAATACTGGAGAGAAAGTCTTGGAAAACATCCGTGAAAAGTCCGGAACATCGGTGAAATGGGTGCAGGTGGCTAGCGTGGAAGAAATGAAAAAGGGGATGGACGGACAGGACTACTACGCCGGACTGGTCATCCCGAAGGATTTCAGCGCCAAGCAGGCATCGCTCCAGACAACAGAGCCTGAAGCGGCACAGATGGAAGTGGTCGTGAATCAGGGAATGAACACGGCCGCTTCCACAATGGCCGGTCAGATGCTCAACGGGGTGGTCGACCAGCTCAATCAATCGATCCGCACACAAGTCATGGACGGTATGGTGAATCAGGGTGCCACTTCCCTGTCGATGGAGCAGGCAGAGGTCCTTGCCAATCCGATCGAGAAAAAGGTGACCAATGTCCATATTCCCGGTGAGAACAGTGCCAATGGGAACTCACCTGTTTCCCTGTTCCAACCGCTATGGATGGCGAGCCTCGGGACAGCCGCCCTGATCTTCTTCCTCGTCAGGAAACAGACGGTGTCCTCTCGGAAACAGAGCCTGTTGGTCAAAGTCGGGCAGGCAGCAATCGGGATGGTGATCGCCCTGGCCGTCGGCTTCGGTTTAAGCTGGGTAGCTTCCGATATTGTGGGCATTCATATTCCGGCCTACCTGGATACGGCGATCTTCCTGAGCATCACATCGTACAGCTTCTACCTCATGATCTCGGCGGTCCTTGCCATTCTCGGGTCCAAGGGTCTTCCGGTCTTCGGGTTGATGTTGTTCTTCGGTCTTCCGCTTCTGACGCTTGCTCCGGAAATGCTCCCGACTTTCTATCAGGATTGGATCTATCCTTGGCTGCCGATGCGTTTCATGGTGGAGGGCTTGAGGGAGATGTTCTTCTTCGATCACGGTCTTGTATGGAATGGTCCACTTGAGTCGATGACGGCGATCGGTGTGGTCAGTTTGATCGTGCTGTTGCTCTCCGCCTTCAAGCCGTTGGGTGTCGAGATGGATGTCTCTGAAAAGGAGATTGCGTCTGAACTGAACCATTGA
- a CDS encoding DedA family protein, whose product MSTIIDVFLHLDQHIAGYMNEYGVWIYVILFAIIFCETGLVVLPFLPGDSLLFATGALAASGSIHLLPIFLIFCVAAIAGDTLNYTIGHYSGNKVEAREKLFFVKRESLDKTNRFFDKHGSATIILSRFIPIIRTFAPFTAGVGKMPYAKFLSYNVIGGILWVSIALFAGYFFGNIPVIKDNFSVLVLGIVAVSLLPVAFAFVKNKWTALKG is encoded by the coding sequence GTGAGTACTATCATCGATGTTTTTCTGCATCTTGATCAGCATATAGCAGGGTATATGAATGAATACGGCGTATGGATCTACGTCATCTTGTTTGCCATCATTTTTTGTGAGACGGGGCTTGTGGTATTGCCGTTCCTTCCGGGGGACTCCCTGCTTTTCGCGACCGGGGCCCTTGCAGCATCCGGGTCGATTCACCTGCTGCCGATCTTCCTGATCTTCTGTGTGGCGGCCATTGCCGGAGATACGCTGAACTACACCATTGGTCATTACTCCGGGAACAAGGTGGAGGCGCGGGAAAAATTGTTTTTCGTGAAAAGGGAGTCGTTGGACAAGACCAATCGCTTCTTCGACAAGCACGGTTCGGCCACCATCATCCTGTCGCGATTCATTCCCATCATCCGGACGTTCGCACCCTTCACGGCAGGGGTGGGGAAGATGCCCTACGCGAAATTCCTTTCTTATAATGTGATAGGGGGAATCCTTTGGGTGAGCATCGCATTGTTTGCCGGCTATTTCTTCGGGAACATCCCGGTGATCAAAGATAACTTCAGTGTCCTCGTACTTGGCATTGTCGCTGTTTCCCTCTTACCCGTCGCATTTGCTTTCGTGAAGAACAAGTGGACGGCACTGAAGGGCTGA